In Pirellulales bacterium, the sequence GAGGCTTTCGTCGTTTGCCATTGTTTCCAGGCGACGATGCCCAGCTCGCGGCCGTAACGCTCGGCCCGTTCCCACCGGCTGGTTCCGTCCTCCGCGCGACCGATAGGAGCCTGATCCCCTTCGGCGCCGTTGTAGTACATCACGGTAGCGCCCTCGCCGATGAGCGATTCGATGGTGCGCTGCAGATGGCCTGGCCAATCGCCCGAGAATAGCATGTCCTGCTCGTTCATGAATGTCGGATGCGCCGTGAAGTTGACTAATACCGCCAGCGGCTTTCCCTGCTTCGTATCGATGCGGGTGACGGTCAGATCACGATCCGTGACTGTGCCGCCACGACGGTTGCGATTCCATCCCTCGATCGACACCGTGGACGTACCGACCGAGACATCAACCGGCTGTTGCTCGGCTTGGTGAATTAGTTCGACGAGTCTGTCGAGCACGAACTTGTGGACGCGCGCGTTGTAGATGCCGATTTGCGGCACCTGAAATGTATTGCGCGGGTTGATCGCGTTCATCTCGATGCTGGTGTGCGAATGGCTGGGAAGGAGCATGATCTGCTCGGCGGACCAGCCGGCCCCCAACCGCTCGAGCAGCTCGGGCTTCAAGGTCGGCGGCAGGCCGACAATGTCGATCGAGACGAGCGCGAACTTCTGCTGCCCCGCGGTCAGTACAATCGCCTTGGCGAAAATGCGATCGTGGATGCCCTGCGCGGGGCGGTTCATCCGTTCGCCATAACCCCCCAGCGGCACATTGAACTCCAGCGGCGGCGTCAGATCGACGCGCGCCACGCCGGCCTTAAGCTCAGCGGCGCGGCCGACGGCAACATTACCGCAGAGCAAGACGAGACACGCCGAGGCCATCCAGAAGAATCGCGCCGCCGTTGAGATCATTTGCGCACCATTTTGGCGTGGAGATGGATTTCGAGCATTGATTCTACTTCGCGTCGTTCGCAGCGTAGCCTTGCCATAGCCATTGCAGCGCCTTGGGCAATGTCTGTTGCTTGACGCCGCCGTCGCAGTGGACGGCGTTGCGGGCGAAGACGAACTGGTAGTGGTAGCCCTTGTCGGCCAGGACTTTCGCCATGTTCTCGTTGGCCAAGACCCAATCGTGCATGTCGTCGCGCATCGAGTTGGGATTCAGCAGGTCGCGGTCGCTGATCTCGAGCCACAGACGCAGTGGTTTCGCCGGACTACTGGGAATTAGTTCTTTGTGGAATCCCCACGCGCCGTGTGGCGTCTCGGGGTTGTACGGCCATTGCTGGTTCACGTACGTGCCTGAGTAGGTGAGCACACGGTGATAAAGGTCCGGCCGGTACCAAGCCATGGCCAGCGCGCAGGAACCGCCCGAGCTACAACCCATCGTGGCCCGAGCGTCGGGATCTTTTGTGAGCTTCACGTTGCATTGCTTCTCGACCAGCGGCAGGACTTCGCTTTCGACGAATTCGGCATACAGGCCGGACATGGTGTCGTATTCCAGGCCCCGCTGGCTGCCTTGCGCGTCGCCGCTGCCGTTGCCGATCGAGATGGCGATCATCACAGGGACCTTTTTCTGTGCGATCAAATTGTCGAGCGCCGTGAACAACAGCTTGTCGGGCCCGTCCGCGCCGACAATGAACGGCGCGACCGTGCCGGACTGATATTGCTGCGGCACATAGACCGCGACGCGACGCGTGTAAGGAGCCGGGTGGCTGGTGGACACGATCATCCGCGCCGGATTGTCAGGGTCGGGCATGCCTGAGGTGTTCTTTTCGCGGGCGATGCCGGGATAGATTTTGCTATCGGTCGAGTTCATCGTCAGGTTGTGTACGGTCCCTTGCGGCACGTGGAGCTGCACGACCATTTCCGGCGCCGGCTTGTGCGTCGCCCCGATGATGAAGTTTCCTTCGGCATCGATCGGCGGCACTTCGCCATCAGGCAGCTCCTTGGCTTGGACGAAGCCAGGCGTATGCGGGTCGCGCGCGGGCGGAGTTGGCCGCTGGGCCAGGGCATGGCGACCGGTGGCGAATGTGCAGCAGATTAGCAATGCCAGGTTCAGCAGATGTCGATGCATGAGAAGCTCGTTCGGCGTGGCAGATATTAATGAAAGAAACGAAGTCCGATCTTGCGCGCGTGTTGCAGCGAAGGATAATTATTTACCCTCGAGCTTCTTGAGTTCTGCCAGCACGGCATCGTCGTGGCCATCGACCGAGACCTTTTTCCAAATCCTGGCGATCTTGCCTTCGGCGTCGATCAAGTACGTCGAGCGTTGGATGCCCATCGACTTCTTACCGTACATGTTTTTTTCGCGCCAGGCGCCGAACTTTTCGGACACCTTGTGGTCGACGTCAGCCAGCAGGGGGAAGTTCAGCTCGTACTTGTCGCGAAATTTCTCATGGCTGGCCACGTCGTCGGTGCTGACGCCCAGAACATGCGCGCCGAGCTTGGCGAGTTCTTTCTTGCGATCGCGGAAGGCGCACGCCTCCTTGGTGCAGCCCGGCGTGTCATCGCGCGGATAGAAATAGAGAACGACCGGCTGGCCGCGGAGGGCCTTGAGGCTCACTTTTCTGCCATCGTCAGCCGCAAGGGTGAAGTCTGGCGCCGCTTTCCCCTCTTCGAGCCACTCGCCCATGAAAGATTTCCTTTGCTGCAATGAAGTTTAGACCCGCCCGACACGCGCGTGATCGCGGCGTGCGGCGTCGCCGATTGTTATGGTCCTGTTTCGTCGGTCAGGCAAGACCCTGGCTGGCCGGTCAAGGGGGGATTCTCGCGGCACGCCGCCTTCCGATTCCAACGCCGGGTTTGGTCCGAGAAAGTGCGGCTGTTCGCCGTGGCGGGTGGGGTGATTTCGGCGCCCCATTCCGTAAGCTACACTCGTTTGCAGTCAGGCGGCTGTTCCAGCCGTGGCCGGCCCTAAGAATGTTGGACCGAGCATTTTGTCGCGCCGGCACTCGCGGCCGTGATCGTTCGCAGCTCTACAGTCGAAAAAGGACAAAGTTACATGGCTGGAAAAGCGCCAAGCCCGAAACGAAGCGCCGCGAAGAGCGCGGCAGTTAAGCCAGCGCCAGCAAAACAATCGTCTGCGAAGTCGGCCCCTACCAAAACAGCGTCCGCCAAGAGCGTGGCTGCGAAGGTCCCGACCGTGAACGACAACGCGAAGTCCGCGCCTGCGAAAAAGGAAGGCAAGTCCGCGAAGCCAATCGCGGCTGCGAAACCGGCTGCGAAGAAGGGGCCCATCGCGCTGCGCACTCCCGCGGCGCGCAAGAGTACGCCGGGCGGCGACTCCGGCACCTATTACATCGTGGTCGAACACGATGACTTGCGCATTTCGACCGAGAAGCCGAAAACCAATGGCCGCCTGGAGACGGCCGAGAGTTTCATCGAAGCCAAGGAAAAGGCCGTCGATCGATTGATCGATTTGATCGATAGCTTCGAGCGCCGGCTGTGGCAGGTGAAGCAATCCAACGATCACCAATCGCTGGTCGGTGGTGAATAGGCCTTGGCCTCTTCGTGCGCGGCCTATTTGTGGTCCGCGCCGGCCGGTCGACACGGACAGTAGCGCTGCCTATCATGGAATTTCCTGCGCCCGGCATCACTACGCCGGGGGTGGCTGCTCGCACGCCGGGTGCTTGTCTTCGCGTATCCCGTTCCGCGCCTTCGCGCTTCGGTCCAGTTCGCACGCTCGATGAAGAAAAAGCCTTCTCAGAGTCAGGTTTCGTCGCGACTATTCTGGCTGGCGTCGTTGATGTTCTTTCTGTCGGGCGGCACGGGCCTGGCCTATCAGGTGATCTGGTTCAAGCGCTTCGCCCATGTGTGGGGCAGTTCGAGCCTGGCGTTTGCGGCCGTCGGCGGGTCGTTTCTTTTCGGGCTTGGGCTGGGCGCTTACCTGGCGGGACGGCTGGCCGATCGCATCCTCCGGCCGTTGCGCTGGTATGGGGCGTGCGAAGTGGCGATCGGCCTGGTAGCGCTTCTGATTCCGTATCAGATTCAGTGGCTGATTCACGTTTCGGCCGGATTTTATTCGCACTTGCCGGATGAGCCGCTGGCGCGATTCCTCGTGCAGTTTGTCGTTACGCTGCTGGTCGTCGGTCCGCCGTGTGTGTTGATGGGAGCGACGCTGCCGCTGTTGACGCGCGAGCTGACGGCGCGCGACGGAGCGCTCGACCAGGTAACGGGCTGGCTGTACGCCCTCAATACATTTGGCGCCGCCGCGGGCTGTTTCTTGACCGGCTTCCAGCTTCTGCCGGCCTGGGGACTGCTGCCCACGAACAACGCGACGGCGATGCTGAACCTGGCGATCGGCGCCGCCGCACTACTTGTCAGCCGATCTGTGACGGTTCGGTCCGCAACGAGCACACCGCCGCGGCCGACGGAAACCGGCACGGATGTTCAGCAGGAGCGCCCGATCTCGCTGGCAGGGCTGTACCTGGCCGTGGCTTTGACCGGCCTGGGCGCGTTGATTCTTGAAATGACCTGGAGCCGGCAGTTGGCGCTCGTGCTGGGGGGCTCGACGTATGCTTATAGCGCGACCTTGTTTGTCGTGCTGGTCGGCATTGCGACGGGCAGTTTGCTGTTTCACTTGCGCGTGCGCGGCGTAGTCGCCGATCGCATGTTGCCGATCTTTGTGATCTTCGGTTTGGCGGTGACCTGTTTCGCGGGCAAGTTATTTCTGCCCTGGTTATCGGCCTACGCCGGCGACCACCGCGCGATGCGAGAGACTTTGATGGGCAATGCCGGCCTGTGCATCTTAGTGGCCGCGATCGTCGAGTTTTTGCCGTCGGTGGCGATGGGAATTTTGTTTCCGCTGTTTGTCGATTTGACGCACGAACGTGCTGCTCACGTCGGGCGCGCGGTCGGCAATGTCTATGCTTGGAATACGTTCGGTTCGATTGCCGGAGCAACGCTGACCGCCGTAGTGCTGTTTCCCAGAATCGGCACGGCCGGCGCGATGGGCCTGGCGATGGCGTCGTACCTGGTGGCGCTGCTGCTCGTGCTGCCCTTGGGCACCGGCCGCGAGCGAATGACCGCGGCAGGCTCGGCACTGGCGCTATCCGTGATAGTGTTCGGCATCTCGCTTCCGCTGGACCCGCTGCGCACGAATCTGGGTCTGTACATGTACGGCAGCCAGGAGGGGGCGATCGACATCATCGATTGCCCGTATTTCGTCGAAGGGCCCTCGAGCAGTGTGGCGGTCGTAACCTATGGAAGCAATGTCAGCCTGCGGGTGAATGGCAAAGTCGACGCCGGCGATCTGTCGGACATGGTCACCCAGTTGGGGCTGGCCTACATTCCGCGCATCTTTCAACCAGAAGCGCGCGACGTGCTGGTGATCGGCTTTGGCAGCGGCACGACGTCGGGCACCAGCCTGCTGTTCCCCGACACCCGCGTGACGACTTGCGAAATCGAACCGGCGGTCATTGGCGCGGAACCGTTTTTCGAACGGGTCAATCATCGTCCGCTGGCCCGCACGCGCGGCCACCTGGAGCAGCAGAACGCGACATTATCCCCGGAACGCCGCCGTAGCGAAGAGCAAATCACGGCCGAAGCCGTGTACCGCGTCGTGCTCGGTGACGGGCGAGGCCAGTTACAGGGAGGCATCGCCGAGTACGACCTGATTATTTCCGAGCCATCGAATCCGTGGCTGGCCGGCGTGTCGAACTTGTTTACGGAAGAGTTTTTTGCGGCCGCCAAGGCGCGATTGCGCCCGGGGGGTGTGCTCGCCCAGTGGATTCAGACCTATAACATCGCGCTTTCCGACTACTTGATGATCGTGCGCACGATGCGAACGGTGTTTCCGCATTGCGGATTGATAACGCTGACGTCCGGGGCGGATACGATCCTGCTGGCTTCGGACCGGCCGCTGGCGCCGGATACGGCACAGCTCGATGCCTTGCAACAGCAGATCGATACATCGGCCGATATCAGCTTCGATTGGCAGCAATGGTTCAACACCAACGATGTGCGAACGCTGCTCTTGGCGCGGTACACGATCGATCAGGAGATGCTGGATCAAATGGTGAAGAAGGACAGTTCGCAAAAGATCAACACAGATCTGAACCTGGCGCTCGAGTTCAACGCCCCGTTGCATCTGTTCAAAGAACTGCCCGACGCATTGAGTGCTCGCGTGCGACTGATGCGCTTGCCACATGCGAAGTGGAGCGCGCGGCTGGGCGAGCTGATCGGCGCGCCGCCGGAAAGCGGTCCCTACCAGGTGGCCCTGGCGCTCGAGCAATATGACTTCGAAAACTACGAGCCCGCCATCAAGCTATTGCAAGACGCGATCGCCAAAGATCCGAGCTTATCGCAGGCTTATCGCGCTCTGGCGAACGTGTACCTCAAAATGAATAAGGCGAACGAGGCGGTGCGCGTGCTCGAGGGCTGGATCAACGAACAACCACAACGCGTCGACTCGCGCGTGGCGCTGTTCAATTGCTACAAGTCACTGGGACGCAGTGCTGATGCGGTGGCCATCTTTCGTCCGGCAGTCGAGATCGATCCCAAGAACTCGCTGTTCCGCACAATTTTGGGGAGGGAATTACTGGCGCTGCATCGCAACAGTGAGGCCGCGCCCCAACTGCGCAAGGCATTAGAGCTCTCGCCCGGATTGGCTGACGCGCCGCGGAACCGCGATTGGATCAACAGCTACGCCCGGATTTTGGCGACCAGCCCCGTCGATGCCGACCGCGATGGTCAAGAGGCGTTGCGCTGGGCAATGCAACTGGCGCAAGGGGTCGATTACGATCAATGGAGCCTGATCGACACGCTGGCCGCCGCACTTGCCGAGACCGCAAACTTTGCCGAGGCCGTGAAGCAAATGCAGCACGTTTTGCGGCGGGCCGAGGCTGACCGTAACAGCACCGCCGCCGACATCGCGCGCCAGCGGCTCACGCTGTATCAGGCCGGCAAGCCGCTGCGCGAGCAGGCAGAGCCGGCGGTCTTCTCCCCCGAACCGCCGAAGGAATAGTTCCCAACTGCCCCGCGTTTTCTAAGGGACCTCCCGGCAAACTCTTTGCCGAGGTTGCGGCGATTGGCTCTTTCGACCGCTCTCACTAGCTCCGCTAAATGCCCCAGATTTCAGCCTGTACCCTCGGGCGAAGTGCGACTAGAGTATCGCCCCCCGAGTTGGAACAGATTCCTTTTTTTCTCCGCCGGTCGCGAACATCTGGGGCCCGCAATTGCGGTCGAATGTTCGCCGGCTGGCAAGCTGAGCCAGTAAGCGTTTTGTCTACCATCCACTCGTCCGATCCTGAAACGTCTTCGTCGACGCTGGCGCTCACGGCGCGCATGCTCCGGCTTGCGTGGCGCCATCGCTGGGGATGCTGCACGCTGCTTGCGCAGCAGATCGCGCTGTTGGCGCTGGCCCTGGCGGGGCTAGGGCTGACGGGACTGGCGATCGATGTCATTCGTCACGAGGTGGACACGACCAGCCCGGCGCCCGATTGGCCTCGCTGGCTTTCGCAGCCCGTGGGTTGGTCGGCGCTCGCGCAAGTCTTGGGTCTGGCGGGCCTGGTGCTGCTGTTGGCAAGTCTGCGCGCGGTGTTGAATTACTTTCATGCCGTGGCCTCGGCGCGGCTGGTGCAGCAGCAGATCGTGGTCGAACTGCGAGCCGCGATTTATGAAAAGCTGCACGACCTGAGCAGCCGCTTCTTTCGCACGAACTCGACGACCTCGATCATCAATCGCGTTACGAGCGATGCGCAATCGGTGCGGCAGTTCGTCGAGGGGATGGTCCTGCAACTGGTCATCCTGCTGCTGTCGTTGACGGTCTATCTGACCTACATGCTGCGGATTCATGCCGGCCTTTCGTTGGCCTGTCTGGCCACCATGCCGGTGTTGTGGTTCGTGGCCGCGACGTTCTGCCGCGTCGTGCGACCAGCCTACGATCACAATCGGACCTTGATGGACCGGTTGATCCAGGTTCTTTCCGAGAACGTGCGCGGGATGCGCGTGGTGCGCGGCTTCGCGCGCGAGGCGGATCAGATCCAGCGCTTTCGCCGCGCCAACGACGACGTCCAGGCACAGCAGAAATACATCTTCTGGCGGCTAAGCCTGTTCACGCCGACGAGTGAATTCCTGTCGACTTTGAACCTGGCGGTGCTGCTGGGCTACGGCGGATATCTGGTCACTACGGACGGATTGCCGTTAGGCGCCGGGCTGATTGTTTTCTCCGGATTGCTGCAGCAGTTCTCGGGACAGGTCAGCAAGATGGTGAACGTGCTGAATAGCATGCAGCAGAGCCTGGCCGGTGCGAGGCGCGTGTTCGAGGTGCTGGATGCGCCGGTCGAGATTCATTCGCCGCCGTTTCCGCGCCGGCTGCCCACGCCGCGCGGTTCGATCACTTTCGAAAACGTGTCGTTTCATTATCAGGCGGGCGAGCCCGTCTTGTCCGACGTCGACCTGCGCATCCGGCCGGGACAGCGCGTTGCCATCCTCGGCGCGACCGGTTGCGGCAAGAGCTCGCTATTGCACCTGGTACCGCGGTTTTGCGATCCTGGCGAGGGACGCGTGCTGGTCGATGGAATCGACGTGCGGGCATTGGCGCTCGAAGATTTGCGCCGCGCCGTAGGGTTGGTTTTTCAAGAGACGTTCTTGTTCAGCGATACCGTGGCGGCCAACATCGCGTTTGGCCATCCGCAGGCGACGCGCGAGCAAATCGAACGCGCTGCCAAAATTGCCGCCGCCGATCAATTCATTCGCCAACTGCCCGACGGTTACGACACCTGGCTCGCCGAGGAAGGGAGCAATCTGTCCGGCGGCCAGCGGCAACGTCTAGCGATTGCCCGGGCCGTGCTGCTCGAGCCGCCAATCCTGCTGTTGGACGATCCCACGGCCGCTGTCGATGCGCAAACCGAACACGAGATCCTGGAGGCCATTGATCGGGCCATGCAGGGGCGCACGTCGATCATCGTTACGCACCGCCCGGCTGTTTTGCAACGGGCCGACCTGGTGCTGGTCATGGACCAGGGGTGCATTGTCGAAGCCGGATCACACGACGAGCTGTCGCGCTGTGCAGGACATTATTGCCAGGTCACGCGACTGCACGCCGAACAAGCCGCGTGCTACGCCTGAAAACACTGCGACGATCACGCGCGGCGCATTCGATTGACAAATCCTTCACCTCGAACAGCAACGAACCCCACACGAATCATGTCGACAACCGCGTTAGGGCGCGAAAAACTAAAGCGGAGACACTGCCCAACACTCCCCGCTCTTGCGGGCGATGATGAGTACGATTCAGCGCCCCCTCCCGGCCTGAAAACGATGCGCTGGCTGTATGGCTTCACCGGGCCCTACGCCCGCAAGCGCAACACGCTGTTGGTGCTGGTTGTGATTCGCTCGATGCAATTAGCGGCGCTCGCCTGGGTGACCGGCTATGTGGTCAGTGGTCCGATCGCAAGGCATTCGTTGAATGGATTAGCGATCGGCGTAGCGACATACGTCGTTCTAGCGGCTGCGACGAATATCTGCTTTCACTTTCGCCAGCGCTTGGCTCTAGAGCTGGGGGAATGCGTCGTCCACGACTTGCGTGAGGCGATTTTCCTGCATCTGCAGCAGATGACCTCCAGCTTTTTCAATCGCACGAAGCTGGGAAGCGTGATCAGCCGCATGACGTCCGATACCGAGGCGGTGCGGGCCGGCGTGCAGGATGTGGTGTTCACCAGCCTGGTGGGCCTGGGTCAGATGCTGGTCGCCTCGACGTTGATGCTGTGGTACGACCCAGTGCTGTTTCTGGTCGTGGCTGCCATGGGGCCGGTGTTGGGATGGTTGAACTATCGATTTCGCGGCCGGCTGAGTAATGCGCACCGGGCGGTGCAGGAAAGCTTCAGCCGTGTCACGGCGAGGCTGGTCGAGGCGGTGCATGGCGTGCATGTCACTCAGGGCTTTGCTAGGCAGGAAACCAGCGCTCGCCTGTTCCGAGATTTGGTGGCCGATCATTCGGTCTACAACATGGAGGCGGCGCGCTCGGCGGGCGTGTTCGTGCCGCTACTGGAATTCAACAGCCAAGCGTTTCTGGCTTCGATTTTGATTCTCGGCGGCTATCGGGTCCTGACGCCGGGGATCGGCGCGCCGGCGGGCGAATTGATCCAGTTCATGTTTCTGGCGAACATCTTTTTCGCGCCCATTCAGACGCTGGGAGATCAATACAACCAGGCGATTCTGACGCTGGCTGGCGCGGACCGTGTGCGACGCTTCCTGGCCGTCGAGCCCGACTGGATTGACTCTCCCGCGGCCCGACCCGTCGCGCGGATCGCAGGCGAGGTCGTCTTCGAGGATGTGTCGTTCGCCTACCAGGAAAACCGGCTGGTCCTCGAAGAAATCAGTTTCAAGGCCGAACCAGGGCAATGCATCGCGCTGGTCGGGCATACCGGCAGCGGCAAGAGTTCGATCATCAACCTGATCGCTAAATTCTATTTGCCGACCAGTGGGCGCGTCTTGATCGACGAACACGACATACGCGACCTGCAATCCTTTTCGTTGCATCGACAGATGGGAATCGTGCAGCAGCAGAACTTCCTCTTCTGCGGCTCGGTAGCGGACAACATTCGCTTTGGCCGGCCCGAGGCGACCGACGAAGAGGTCGCCGCGTCGCTCGAAAAGCTGGGCTGCCACGATTTCCTAGAGGCGCTGCCCGGTGGCCTGCACGCGGATGTGGGGGAATGTGGACGGAATCTGTCACTGGGGCAACGGCAGTTGGTTTGCTTCGGACGAGCGATGCTGGCCGATCCGGCGATCCTGATCCTCGACGAAGCCACGAGCGCCATCGACATATTCACCGAGCATCGCATCAGCCAGGCCCTATCGCGGCTGATCGCCGGGCGAACCAGCTTTATCGTGGCACATCGCTTGAGCACAATTCGTAACGCCGACCTGGTGCTGGTTTTGGAAAACGGACGGATCATCGAGCAAGGCACCCCGGCGGAGCTGATGTCGCACAACGACCGTTACGCCACGTTAGAGCGGCAGTACAGAAGCGCCGCGTGAGAAGAGCGGAGCGCGAAGTGCTGAGCAATGAGTTCGAATCGCTGAGTAGAAAAGGCGCCTTTGCTCGGCGATTCGCACTGATCATTCTGCATTTCCGTCACTGCCCTGTGCCGACTTTGTTGCTAGGCAAAATGGTCGTCGCGGGGTGGGGCGTGCAGTTTGCCGATGCCGGCGGTGCGGCGCATCCAGGCGCTGGTTTGCCAGTTGTCGACCGTTTCGACTTCGCGATACACCGGGGGTACGGCGAACACGAAATTCGATCCCAGCGCTAAGAGAAACGGCTCGTACATCGCCCGTAATTCGGCGTACTTGGCGCGGGCTGTCTCCTCGTCGTGCAGTTGGATGCCCGCCTTCTGCAGCTCGTCCCGTAGATGTTCCAGGGCCGTGCTTGAGAGGCGACGATCGACCTCGATCTGCGGAGGGACGTGGAAGACCAGCACTAGGTCGACGGCCGCATGCCGGGACATAGCGAAGGTGAGCTGCGCCTGGTAGATGGCCACGCCTTTAACCATCGCGATCAATAGCGCGCAGGCGTCGAGAGCCGCGGTGAGGGCCGCCAGCCAGGATTGATTGTCGTGTTGCGAGCGATAGTAGCTCAGCACCGGGAACGACAAATGGCTTTCCAGAACTTCGGCCGACCATTGCTCCAAATCTTGCAGCAGCCGGCGAATCGCCTCGACGTCGTGGCTCACCGCGGCGCGCACCAACAGTGCGCCGCCTGACGGAGGCGAGCCGGCCCGGGCGTCGAGCATCGAGATGATGGTCTCGCGCCGCGAAAAGGCCTGATACAACACCGGCAAATAGCCGATCACCACGGCCAGAAAACCGAAACCAGTCCCGGCTTCGACCACGGCCAGGAAACGGCCAATCGAATTCAGCGGTACCAGGTCGCCGAAGCCTAGGGTAAAGATCGTTGTACCGCTCAGGTACAGGTAAGAGCCCAAGGTGATCGCTTCGTTGCCGGGCATGTGCAACACCGTCCCGAGAGACCAGTGCAACCAGGCGAAGGCCAGCGTCAGGCCCCCCATCCAACACGCGAACAGCATCAGGATCGACATCGGGCCAAAAACGCTGAGAAACCCTTCGCGCATCCGGCCCGGCGAAAGCCGCAGCGCGATAAAGCGCCAAGGAATCCACAGCGTGCGATAGAAGATACGCGTCAGCCGTAACCGTCGCGTGACGCGCCGCGGCAGGACCATCGTCTCGAAACCATCCAGCAGCACCAGCGCCAACAGGCAGATGCTCGCGAATACCGAGACGATCGCCATCATTAATCCTGACGGGTTACAGAGGGGTCGAGAACGGACCGCGCGCAGGCAACCGGCCAGCGTGCGCCGCCGCTGATCTTAACGCCTGGCGAGAACCAGGGAAATCGGGCGCCATCGCGCACTTTTTGAGCAAAAGCAGGCCGCGAGACCGATCGATACGCGGGCGACGCGTTATTCTGCGAGCAGGCGTTGTCGCAGCGTGTAATACAGCACGATCGGCACCGTGATCGCGAACAAGAGTACGTAGTAGATGCTGAATGCCGCTTCGTTCCACTGGTCTAACGGGCCGGTGATGAGTTGCGCGATGACGTTCTGCTGCACCAGAACCAGTGCCATCAGCCAGCCGGCGCGCGGGAAGAGATTGCCGCGGAAGTTTCTCGGGCGCGGCCAGAAGAGCGTGCATGCACAGATCGCGATCAGTATCGCCAGAAAGCACGGTCCGAAGATGCGCCACAACTGGGCGCTGTAATAATCCTCGTTGCCGTAATAAATGTTGAACCACCCCTTCAGGCCGGCGCGGAGCGAAATGCCCAGCCCGTAAAGCAGTCCCACGTACAGGCCCCAGCGTTCGAGGTTGGGATCGCCGTACGCCTCAGTATCGGGTTCAGGTTCGCGCGCGTACGCGTTTCGGCGCAGCAAGTAGTAAGCGATGCCGAATACGACAGCCGTTCCGAAGTACAACTGACCCCACAGTCGTCCTGCTGAGAGGAGCAAAAAACCGAACCACGCCGTGAGCAAAAGGTAAACGGCCAACCATTCCAGGTTCGGCCCTGTGATCGAGCGGCGCGAACGCACGATGGCTTGCTCGGCCGGTGACATGCGACCATTGACCAGAAAGTAGGCCAGACCCAGGGCCACGCCGATGCTCAGCCCACCTGACGATTCCCAACAGCGCCACCAGTTGAAACTCGCGCCCGGCCAGACGTCGGGGGCCCATTTCCAATTCTGGCACGCGGCCCAGCCTGCCCCATTGACGATGCCGACGGTCAGTATCAGCACGACGTTTTTCCAATCGCGCCGCGCGAGCTCGAAGAGCAGCAATCCGAGGTACAGCCCCACGTGGAACAGCGCCGATCCGCAATCGTTGATCAATCGGCGCAGGGTTGGATTCTGTTCGAGGTCGCGGTAACGATCGGCGAACTCGTCGTACATCGGCAAGAAGTATTGCGGGTACGCGTCGAACAGATAACGCGCGAGATACGCTCCGCCGATTCCGCAGGCCAGGCGAATGACCCAATGCCAGACGCGCGTCGTGCGTTGCGAACCGCACCACGCCAGCAGGCAGGCGCTGACGCCGGCCCATGGCACGCCGGCGATGAATAACCACAGAAAGCCATAGGCCCGCGAGATCGGTACCGATTCACCGGCGGCGGCATTGGTGACCATCTTTCCTTCGAAGAAGCTGGGCCATTGCATCCAACCGCGCGCGCCGGCGAT encodes:
- a CDS encoding potassium channel family protein, producing the protein MMAIVSVFASICLLALVLLDGFETMVLPRRVTRRLRLTRIFYRTLWIPWRFIALRLSPGRMREGFLSVFGPMSILMLFACWMGGLTLAFAWLHWSLGTVLHMPGNEAITLGSYLYLSGTTIFTLGFGDLVPLNSIGRFLAVVEAGTGFGFLAVVIGYLPVLYQAFSRRETIISMLDARAGSPPSGGALLVRAAVSHDVEAIRRLLQDLEQWSAEVLESHLSFPVLSYYRSQHDNQSWLAALTAALDACALLIAMVKGVAIYQAQLTFAMSRHAAVDLVLVFHVPPQIEVDRRLSSTALEHLRDELQKAGIQLHDEETARAKYAELRAMYEPFLLALGSNFVFAVPPVYREVETVDNWQTSAWMRRTAGIGKLHAPPRDDHFA
- a CDS encoding ABC transporter ATP-binding protein, whose protein sequence is MSTTALGREKLKRRHCPTLPALAGDDEYDSAPPPGLKTMRWLYGFTGPYARKRNTLLVLVVIRSMQLAALAWVTGYVVSGPIARHSLNGLAIGVATYVVLAAATNICFHFRQRLALELGECVVHDLREAIFLHLQQMTSSFFNRTKLGSVISRMTSDTEAVRAGVQDVVFTSLVGLGQMLVASTLMLWYDPVLFLVVAAMGPVLGWLNYRFRGRLSNAHRAVQESFSRVTARLVEAVHGVHVTQGFARQETSARLFRDLVADHSVYNMEAARSAGVFVPLLEFNSQAFLASILILGGYRVLTPGIGAPAGELIQFMFLANIFFAPIQTLGDQYNQAILTLAGADRVRRFLAVEPDWIDSPAARPVARIAGEVVFEDVSFAYQENRLVLEEISFKAEPGQCIALVGHTGSGKSSIINLIAKFYLPTSGRVLIDEHDIRDLQSFSLHRQMGIVQQQNFLFCGSVADNIRFGRPEATDEEVAASLEKLGCHDFLEALPGGLHADVGECGRNLSLGQRQLVCFGRAMLADPAILILDEATSAIDIFTEHRISQALSRLIAGRTSFIVAHRLSTIRNADLVLVLENGRIIEQGTPAELMSHNDRYATLERQYRSAA
- a CDS encoding ABC transporter ATP-binding protein; amino-acid sequence: MSTIHSSDPETSSSTLALTARMLRLAWRHRWGCCTLLAQQIALLALALAGLGLTGLAIDVIRHEVDTTSPAPDWPRWLSQPVGWSALAQVLGLAGLVLLLASLRAVLNYFHAVASARLVQQQIVVELRAAIYEKLHDLSSRFFRTNSTTSIINRVTSDAQSVRQFVEGMVLQLVILLLSLTVYLTYMLRIHAGLSLACLATMPVLWFVAATFCRVVRPAYDHNRTLMDRLIQVLSENVRGMRVVRGFAREADQIQRFRRANDDVQAQQKYIFWRLSLFTPTSEFLSTLNLAVLLGYGGYLVTTDGLPLGAGLIVFSGLLQQFSGQVSKMVNVLNSMQQSLAGARRVFEVLDAPVEIHSPPFPRRLPTPRGSITFENVSFHYQAGEPVLSDVDLRIRPGQRVAILGATGCGKSSLLHLVPRFCDPGEGRVLVDGIDVRALALEDLRRAVGLVFQETFLFSDTVAANIAFGHPQATREQIERAAKIAAADQFIRQLPDGYDTWLAEEGSNLSGGQRQRLAIARAVLLEPPILLLDDPTAAVDAQTEHEILEAIDRAMQGRTSIIVTHRPAVLQRADLVLVMDQGCIVEAGSHDELSRCAGHYCQVTRLHAEQAACYA